TATGCGAACACACAtaggtacacacagcacagagacacaaaggagaATAAGTGTTTATCTACTGAACAAAAACCAGACATCTTTGGGGTTCTCAGTCTGAAAACATGAGCattataatgaaatgaaaacatgtgAATGATAGACTGGAATCTAGATTATGTACCTCTTTGAAGCCTCTGTTCTTAATGCTCAGTTTCTTCGCATTGACAAAGTCAAACAGCTTGCCGTACTCTTCTCTGTAGGAAGGAATGACACAGTCAAAGGGTGACTGGAGTCCCCTTCTCTGACTTTGCTGTGTTATACATATATGACCTTTACAATGGTAATAGCATCAATTGAGGTGCATGAAGATCACCAGTCTTCCTGTTACAAGCTACTCTAAAGATATCTGCTTATCTGCTTTCTTCTGTTAGAGATTTTTGATGCTTCCTGATGTTAAATTAGTAAATGTCTATTCTAGAATAGTGAGATTCTCTAGCACCCAAGAACTTCAGTCATGTCATGCCACTGTCTACCAGAGGGTCGTTGTGTCAATGACTCTTTGTCATATTGACAACGAAGCACAAaattatgtataatataaataatacagtaGTTTCTAGAACATGGGGAATATCATGTATGTTCATTTTGGTGTTATAGCAGGACTGACGTCTTCAGTCCAAATCCAAGTATGATGGGAAACACCAATTATTGAGTGTGTATGAGTCCCTGTGGCCTCATTTTTACACTTCCATTTTTAAACTTCCCTTTGAAAAGATGTGATTGTGAGAAATTTAGCTCCTACCTCTCTATACTGCTGAAGGTATACTGATTGCCCTGCTTGGTCTCAATTTCAAAGTCAAAAGAGCGTGTGGTTGTGGTGCCTCTGGCAAAGTTTACACAGGAAATCTCCTCGAAGCGCAGGTGCACTGGAGGCTTATGAACATAGATGAATCCTCTTTCCAATGGATACAGTAGCCCTGAACTGGCTTTATATGAACATGTGATACACTGCGCACCAGAGTGactgcagagaaagaaagggtgagaaagagtgaacagaacaaacagagaGTGGGTAAGTGACAGCACTGCATGAAAACGACTACAGATCAGatgtacttttttttcatttgtgtagTGTGATAGGTAGGACactgaatgtgtgagtgaggcgtgtatgagagagagagttaccCCTGGAAGTTTCCGGGTACTGTGATCTTCCTGTTAACCAGTGCCTTCATAACCCTGCTGACCATCTCATAGAGAGAGCCAGACATGTTTTTACTCAGTTTTCCCTCAAAGcgcctctccacctcctccctgaAGGGGCAAAATGGACAGAAAGGGTAGCATAAGAGTACTTAAGACTGCTAACAAAACACAACTCAATTAAATCTTCACTAAACATCTCAAATAGCACCTTTTTTCATTTGAGTATTTACAGCCAATgcatcttctttttctttgtcgCAGAGACCATTTTGTGCCTTTGTGAATTCATCTGCAACCCAATATTCCTCTTATGACTATCCCCTTTCAGCCTTGGGCAGTTAAGCTCTCCATCCCACTTtccattctcacacactcactcgctcatGTTTAGGGTCAGGTTAATGTCCTCTTCCTTGGAGAAAAGCAGGATAAGGAAGTGGTAGCGGGTTTGACCCTGCTTAATGGGAGGATCCAAACTGATCTATAGGAGAGATGAGGGAAAATATGATGAAAATACAGAGGCTAAAAAAATCTCACCTCAGCTAAATCACTTTAAAACTTAATTATAGTTTTCCATAAAATTATCCACTTGCAGtaaagttgtttttaaaaagaaagaaacaaggtAAAAACACCACTGTATACATTTACACTCTGTAAGTGTACACAGTTGTTACACTCTGTAATGCAATGACtttggacattttaaaatggttttgagGTACATGCACAGTGGCTTCTGATCTGTAGCCTACGGTCATTTTTGGGATAAGTTCTACAGTGGAAGTTACTCTAAATTATGTCATTCACAATGTTAAAGATGCACTATATAGGTTTGGGTGATCTCTCTGGTGGAAATATATAATTGCATGAAACATACAGAGATATGTAATagcataaaacattttgtaaagtgGGTTGTACTGCTACACCAAAACAATATGCAACTAGCCTTTTTGTCTATCCATTGCTTTGACACTGTCTGCTATTAATTatccacactttttttttttaaagttaggTAATGTAACCTTAAATGAGCCAGTAGCCCAATGAGATCCCAAGAAACATCAGTTAGGTTAATTTAGCAAGATAGCCTTCAATAACTATGCATTCTCCAGCTATTTTAAGTCAGGCTCAGGGGATAAACttgacaatgaaaaaaaaaattagctgCATTTTGTGATGAGAATGCTTTTTACATATAGCATTGTTTAGGCAATGACAAACAGAAGCACTGGAAATTATTTGACAATTACAGCTAGTCTGGTTTGTCAAACAATAAATGATGAACTCTGAAAATGATATACTAGCAAAGTAACTGGCTAATATTAGCAAATTAGCCAGCTAAGGTTAGCTGTACAGCTAAAACCGTTTCACAATTACAAGGGTACACATACCATTTTGGTGTTTGTACACAGAGATAACGTTTTTGCTGGTGGAGTTTAACTGGTGGCAGAAAGTAACTTGTTAGAATAACAATGTCAGATGTAGGAATATAGGAATATAGGTCATATATTTGGAGGCCagttattttaatagttttaagAGAAGAACCAGGATAAGACTCGTTGTTGTACATGAGTGGTTGCCAACTAGTCTCTCACGATCAGTCTCCCAAATATCCCATGTTGATCGTATCAACTGACCTGTAGGCTACTCATATCAGGTCAGTCGGTCAAGGCTCAAACTAATAGGCCAAAGTTGGCAGCCAGATATCTTTGCACACCTTGTGGAAAAACCCTTCATCTATACTAAAGAAAAACTAGGGTTAGTTTAAGGTATATATCCCCATGTTTACACTTTTGTACTTTGCGGTCACGTCCAGAACATTTAATACCTAGATTTGTTAGatgttttttgtgtattatgGACAGATGTCCTGCCTAGCCAGCAGCAAGGACataaaacacagatacacaaggctaaatcaataaacaaatcaaactaTATGCTTATGGTGAACTGCACTTGCATAGCTGGGTTTAATGTATATTGTTTAATGTATATTAGAACAATGTAATTCACTACAGCTACTGCTGCTATTATCTAGGTATTTGTAACTATATTATTTCTAGCTATAGCtctaaatattatttcattctGTAAGGCTAATATAGACCTAACATAGTAAAACAGTATGTCCATTTAATAGCTTGCCTCAAAGGGTGTCTTCAATGATGGTATTCCATAAAAATGAAGATAATTTCTTCAGACATCTTGCCTGTTCTGCTCTACTTGTTTCTAAATTTTTCTACCACAATATGTATGCTTCCACAAGTGACACCACCTCTACGAATTGGTctattgcattacattacaaGGGTAACAATAAATTCCACAACAATAATCTGGTTGGCCATTTTGGCTAGCTAGCCAGCAAACCACCAACATAACTTAGCATACCTGTTTAGCTATACAAAAGGCATGTTCAGCCATCTCCATATATATAGTCTAATATAGCAAAACAGTCTGCCCATTCAGCGATATCTTGTCCATTCAGCGATATCTCTCCATCCATTCACTTACTTTCATCACTATATGAATTATCACTGTGACCCATGTTCCCACTAACAGTACTCAAGTAACCAGCCTATTGAgcctgtgtgtgatgttatactAAAGGCACCTGATGTAGTCCAGAAATCAGACCTGACAGCTGacttttgaatgaatattacatGCTTTACAGGGTGTCTTGCAGCAGCAGAGTAAAACTATATTTTAGCAGATGTTTTTTCCTGACTCAGTAATGCAACTTCTTTCAATTTTGGCAAACACATCTTACATAATGCAGCTTTAAATACTACCATAAACAACTACGTAAAATAGATCTTGACACAATagtcataaaatattaattaaaagcaACAGAAACGTCCTATTTCTTTTATTCATCTTTACTGAAAAGTCTCAAAATGGCATCAATATAAAaggttaaaaaatatttaaataaaaaaactgaacatCCACTTACTACAAAGAACATCTGTCTCTGGTCTTTATGGGGCAACAGGAAGAGCCGCAGTACTGTGGTATAAGGGATCTTATAATCAAACGTCTTACCATGTAGATGCAGAAAGGTGGGGTAAATCCGGATATCATACCTACCATAGGAGAGTCACAGCAGGAGATACCCGAGTCAATTAGCTGATTCTTCcttattattattcattgttATTTCTATTGCTTAATTTGTTGAAGTGGAACAtttgacatttgtgtgtgtgtgtgtgtgtgtttgtgtgtgtgagagagtaccTGCCCCTGGGTGTTAGACACTGCAGCTCTCTAAAGATGCACACAGCATCCCCTGTAGCCTGGATTACATCTGCCTTAGAAAGCACATTCTGGGCAAATGCCTGAAACAACACCACACCAAACATTTAGGTGCCTAATATCATAACAGTATTATAGTGCAAATTTCTTCTTAATTACCCAAGACTATTATACTCCTGACTAGTAAAGGGAGGTAAAGTGACGCTAGCTGTGCCATAATTCTCAGGAAAACAGGCCCAGACAGAGAGGACCTTGCCTGCCTTACCAGCTACAATAAAGCTATCATTATAAATGCACCCCCTTATACTCCCTTTAGACTCTTTCATTTCACTGGCTCCTTTTTGTGGAAAAGTATACCACCTACTGGTGAAAGGAGGAAAACTAAAATCATAAAATTTTGCACAAATCAAAAAAATTCTAAGCAGTAGTAGTATTGCAGGACAATATTAAAACCAtttcagcatgcacacacactcttacctCCACAGAGTCTGCTCCATCATCTCCTGTGGTGGGTGGAACATAAAAGCGCACTTCCATGAGTGATACTTCTGTGTCATCGTTCTGATGAAACTCAAGCGTCACCTCATTTTTCCCAGTTGCACACTGAGATACGCTGGAGAGTGGGATCTCAAACACTGGGCTGTCACTTACTTCAAATGAAAGCAGTGGGCctagaaatcacacacacagctatgttAGCAGTGTTTGTCCTTTCAAGGGTACCTGATGTTTCATAACATGATGATCTTTaatagcaaaacaaaatcattaaTGAACAAAAGTTACTCAAAGGGCTTTCAGCATAATCAAAAGAGGTCACAAAACAAACTTTCACTGACCATTGAATTTAGCAGTGCCCCAGTTCCAGCCCTTCACACACATATCTTTCTCAATCAGCTCTACTTTGTAATTAGCTTTAAAATACTCTGAGATTTTTTCAAAGTCCTGTAAATCACAGAcacataaattaaaaacattatattcGGCTGGCTCTGTTTCTCTATGTGCAAAATAAACCACCCTTAGACTCACAGTATCTTTGAAGCCGTCATATTTATAAACATGTCCAGCGCTGGTAGAAAGCTTGATGCCATGACCCAGGCAGACTCTCCTCCACTGGGCATGAGCGAGCTCTGGGACAGAGATGCTGTCCACCTTccctgttttactgtttttatacaCCACTGTCTGCTTACTGAATCGCAAGCGTCCATCATTCtgcacagagaaggagagatgaacAAAGAAGGACGGAGAACTGAGAGAAAGGAGATACTGTACTCCTGTGTGTTGATAGTAATACATGACACTTAATACATGTGATACAAGTACTGCTATGACCAGCTTATGTAGGTATAATTACATGGTGCACAAAGTTTGCAGTTGGGGCTGAAGGACCTCTATTTGAAACTACAGTTACTCATACTTGGCATCGTCTTtggatatatacatatacgtgtgagtgtgtttgcgtaaatatatatacaacacaGATTCTTCCATAAAAGAAGACCTTTTACTCACCCAGGAACCCTTCACCTCCTGATAAATTTCGTTAAACTCCAGAGTGTCAGTCATGGCAGCAACTTTACTCTGAAGCACCACGGATGTTCAAAATCTACTCAATAGGAGAAAATTAGAACCATTCACTGCACACTAATAAAGATCTGTTTACAGAATAATTATTACCAGCTTGTTGTTGGCTCTTTAGTTGGCTAAACATCTTTACAATGTAAGTTTTATACCCATCATGTACCCAAAGCTGCCCAAATACGTAAGATTTTGTAAGATTTTTGCACAGAGTAATGATTTTGACTAGACTGGGGTCTGTGCAAAGGGAAGTGTAGGTGGGAGCCCGGTGATTCCTTCACCAGGTATCTGAACTGCGAGAGTTGACCTTAGGCATTTCAGGAGTTCTAGAAGTGCTGCTCTACACACCAACATGCTGTGCCTGCCCGAAATGCAGCTAGCTACAACCTTAGCAACGTTACAACGCAAGCTAGGCAGCTAGCTAAACAAACGCCGCGTTTGGTTAGCATTGAGCTAACTCGCTAGCCACCTCAGCAGCTAGGCTTGCTAGTTAATAAACCATAGATTAGCTGTTTGCACATTCTTTTTTTGATATGTGAAGGGACACGATGCACCAAATATGTACACGGAACACTTTGCCAAACACGTCTGTTGATTACATATTACAGTAATTACACTTATGTCTGAATGACACCATTAATCAGCATTACTGTTATTAGCTATTGTTAATCGGCATTACTGTTTCTCCGGGAACGGGAAGAAACCACCAGGCCTATTCCCGCGTGCGTCGACAGCGCGCTGGACGTGCGTCCACGTGTTAAATGACGTTTACGTCATTACGTGGCGTGCGTGTCGCACGCCCGTCCTTGTTTTGTTCAGGCGAGGAGGAAAATAATATCCATTGACTGACCGTCACTGTCACGTTAAACCTGACGCAAAATTGCAGGTTAGTAATGAATAATGTTGGGTTCATGCAACTGGGAGTGTGTtacatttgattaaatataaCTGAGCCCTCCTGAGCTTTAAAAGCCATCAAACGGCGTAATAATACAGACCGATGTTATTTTATAAAGTTGTCCAGTCTGGTATCAAGGGGAGACTCGACACAATACAGCAGAATATAGTcatataatgctttttaaaataggTGATCGATTTCTGGACGttgtagaaaaaaaagcagtaaaGAGCGATATATTTATGTTTAGGCCCACTcggagaaaatgacaaaagccACTGTGAAAAGTACTAGTTGAAATCTGAGATAAAGCAATCATGTTTAATGGCGTTATTGATCCCAGGCATGACAGCAAAACGAGGCCTCATCACTGACACGTTCAAGGTAGTgaagaagacaaaaagagaggACAGAAGGGACAAAaaacctcctccacctcccactGCAGGTGagattctctgtgtgtgtgtttaaagtttgTAATGATATTGTATAATTATGCATTAAGCCTCTCTAAATCAAATTAGTTTTAATATGAGATTAGTATTATGTTATTACCATGTCATACCGCATAGATCCAGAACCTCCTTGCCTGAGTGAAAGAGAAACTGATCTGCAAGACCTGAAAGACTTTGACCTGGACTGGCGCTTTGGGCCCTGCACAGGTAACAAACTAATGACATATTATCAATGTTGATAATGTTCTCATCCAGTAATAAAACAATCCCTTATTTAATAAGAACTTGGAAACGGTAATTACTAGAAAGAAGTCATGCCATACTAATTCACAGAGATTACATTTTAGGTTTGGGCTTCTGTTGTCTATCATTCCACTTCAGCAACACTCCTGTGCGCctgaatttgtgtatgtgtgtagggatCAGTCGGATGAAGAGGTGGGAGAGGGCAGCTCTGCATATGCTGAACCCCCCACAGATGATTAAAGACATTTTACTGAAGGAGAGCACAGACCCAGACTACTCAGAGAGGTACTATGaacaaaccaacacaacacaatgatgcttccccacacacacacacacacacacacacacgcacacacacacacacacacacacacacacacacacacacacacacacacacacgcacacacacacacacatgcacgcacacacacacgcacgcacacacacacacacactcacacgtacacacacacacacacacacacatacacacacacacgcacacacacacacactcacacgttcacgcacacacacacacacactcacatacacgcacacacactcacacgttcacgcacacacacacacacgcacacacacacacacatgcacgcacacacacacgcacgcacacacacacacacacacacacactcacacgtacacacacacacgcacacacacacatgcacgcacacacacacgcacacacacacacacacacacacacacacacatacacacacacgcacacacacacacacacgcacacacacacacacacgcacgcacgcacacacacacactcacacgtacacacacacacacacacacacacatacacacgcacacacacacacacacacactcacacgttcacgcacacacacacactcacatacacgcacacacacacacacacacacacatacacacacacgcacacacacacacacactcacacgttcacgcacacacacacactcacatacacgcacacacactcacacgttcacgcacacacacacactcacatacacaaacacactcacacgttcacgcacacacacacacactcatacacacacacacgcgcgcgcacacacacactcacatacacacacacacactcacgttcacgcacacacacacactcacatacacacacacacgcacacacacatgcacacacacacgcacgcacacacacacacacactcacacgtacacacacacacacacacacacacacatacacacacacacgcacacacacacacactcacacattcacgcacacacacacatacacacacacacacacacactcacacgttcacgcacacacacacacatacacaaacacactcacacgttcacgcacacacacacactcacatacacacacacacacacacatacacgcacacacacacatacacacacacacacacacactcacacgtacacacacacatacacacacacgcacacacacacacacactcacacattcacgcacacagacacactcacatacacacacgcgcacacacactcacacgttcacgcacacacacacatacacacacactcacgttcacgcacacacacactctcacatacacacacacacactcacacgttcacgcacacacacacacacactcatacacacacacacgcgcgcgcacacacacacactcacatacacacacacacacatacacgtacacacacacacacatacacacacacactcacatacacacacacacacacactcacgcacacacacgcactcacacacacacacgcactcacacacacacacgctcacacacattcatacacatacacacacgcactcacacacacacacattcacacgttcacgcacacacactcacacgttcacacacactcacacacattcacacacacacgttcacgaacacacacgtactcacacacacgctcacacacacacacgcactcacacactcacacatacacacacacaatcacatgttcacacactcacacacacacacatgctcacacacacacacacacacacacatggacatgcacacacatacacactcacacgttcatgcacacacacgcactcatacacacacacgctcacacacacacacacacgcattcacacacacacacacacgcatgtgtagATATAGtatgtgtactcatgcatacaTTGATATATTCAACAAAACGCACCCTATACCTTACAGATATGTTTATCATGTGTCCTGTTCTGTGTTTCAGCCTCTGGCATAGCTATCCCTTGTAAACAGAGTTGAGCAAGAAGAGTCGCTTCAAGAGAAAAACAAGGACAATGACAATAGTTGTTTGATAGTTCATTTTTACTTGTTGCTGCATAATTTTTAcactacatttttattaaaaactcttttgcattttactttctcttcatcttttattcttaatttaatttccttaatttcCAATTAGGACTTGTGTATATTTGCAACAATATCTGATCTATGACTTTTAGGGTAATTAGCTGCTGTCACTGTTGGATCATGTGGCAGAGCTAAGTATTTCTCTGAATGAGCTGTTTTAATAGAAATAGTATTATTAAGAGCAATAATTCTATCaaatatttaatgacatttgaaaAGTTTTGATTTGTGGGCTTATTCAGGAACAATTCATTTCAGATGCCTCCATTTTGTTATctaatgaaatgttaaatgaaaattagACCTCAATATTCAATGAACATAATGTTAGcagtctctccatctcccaaAATGGCATGAATATGAGCTGCAGAATAATTGAGAAGTAAATGCCAAAAAAGAGACTCAAAcctattttatttagttatttgcCAGTGAGGACTCCTCTGCTCATGAGGCCATAGGCTGCAACCTATATAGCCTATATGCTTAATCTGGCCATACCTGTCTCATCCCAATTAACCATCCAATGTAGTGTTTTACCCATTATGAGCCAATGACAACATGAGAgatttacagtgtgtgtttttaggttTGCTACTTTCAGTTCTTACATCTAAAGCTCTTTCTGCTCATTTGAAGGCAGCATATTTTGgctaaatttacatttacatttacatttatggcatttagcagacgctcttatctagagcaacttacaaaagtgctttgtcattttctcatagaatacttcctagtacagtacagcaggttagagtccaacatagcagtgaactagaatactatagaaatacaaggatcaatgctgatacctaaatacaaaatacataaggtctatcttaaacaatgataagtgcaataaacaatgcTAGAGTttgtgctagagtttgttaaacaacatcagtgtaataaacaataccctacaataagtactaatttagtcagtcaatatgggagcagggtcagttgtcctttaattatttcacaaatagatggatcttcagtctgcgtttaaagactgcaagggactctgctgtctggacagcaagtgggagttcatttcaccatcttCCAccgccaggacagaaaatagtcttgatgctggTCTTctatgagacctgaagcaaggcaTTTCAAGTCGAGCTGTagttgaggttcaaagtacttgaggtacgggtcgggctttgaccattgacttcatgtatgaaggggctggttcatttttggctttgtaggcaagcaccaaggtttaaatctgatgtatccagctactggaagccaatgaagggagcgcagcagtggagtaatgtgtgaacttcgtAAGATTGAAGGTCAGTCGTGCTGCTgaattctggacaagttgtagaggtttgatggttcttagaggaagacaagagactgcacaaacacctaggtagcttcctgcgagagaaagggccaaatccttcatatgttacaaggagaaatctgcaagaccgggttagatttgaaacatgagttgagaacgacaactggttgtccaaagttatgcccaggctatgggtagctttggatggtgataccagggagttctcgaaggaaactgtgaggtcatggtaagggttgggagtacctgggatgtacagaagctcagttttactggggtcgAGCTTCAAGTGTTGGGCTGTCATCCATTATGCAATATcaatcaagcatgctgagatacgtcttgagacctgcgtgtcagagggtggaaaagaaagaaataattgagtgtcataggcatagcagtggtaggagaaaccatgagaagatattacatcaccaagagaacgagtatacaaagagaagagaggggagcctaatactgagccctgtggaacaccagtggagagtctgcacggtttggatgtggatcctctccatgtcatctGATAGGAtcatccctccagataggactgaaatcatctccaagcagagtcagtcacaccaagcctggagagaacagaaataagaatgttgtggttcactgtgtcaaaggctgctgaaaggtctagaggaatcaaaacagatgacagtttggtaGCTTTAGCTTTAGCAGCATAAATccatacataaaataatttcatagtAACTACTTTATAATCAGGTGAAAAACCTCTCAAGTTTCTTGTTCCACAGAGTCATTATGGAATTAAACCAATAGCGAGCCATTATTCTTCAG
This region of Electrophorus electricus isolate fEleEle1 chromosome 11, fEleEle1.pri, whole genome shotgun sequence genomic DNA includes:
- the ssrp1b gene encoding FACT complex subunit SSRP1 isoform X2, with protein sequence MTDTLEFNEIYQEVKGSWNDGRLRFSKQTVVYKNSKTGKVDSISVPELAHAQWRRVCLGHGIKLSTSAGHVYKYDGFKDTDFEKISEYFKANYKVELIEKDMCVKGWNWGTAKFNGPLLSFEVSDSPVFEIPLSSVSQCATGKNEVTLEFHQNDDTEVSLMEVRFYVPPTTGDDGADSVEAFAQNVLSKADVIQATGDAVCIFRELQCLTPRGRYDIRIYPTFLHLHGKTFDYKIPYTTVLRLFLLPHKDQRQMFFVISLDPPIKQGQTRYHFLILLFSKEEDINLTLNMSEEEVERRFEGKLSKNMSGSLYEMVSRVMKALVNRKITVPGNFQGHSGAQCITCSYKASSGLLYPLERGFIYVHKPPVHLRFEEISCVNFARGTTTTRSFDFEIETKQGNQYTFSSIEREEYGKLFDFVNAKKLSIKNRGFKEGMKTNEDMYSDSDDDQHDAYLERMKQEGKIREEANDSDDSEAGSDESFNPGEEDDDIAEEYDSKASASGSSGDADSDDDRKKKPVKKAKVVKERKPRKKEKKMKDSNAPKRPMSAYMLWLNSNREHIKSENPGISVTEISKKAGEMWKQLNKDKKEEWDEKAEEAKREYERAMKQYRESGGGSSFSSKRERKKGRKWEERKLKGRSAAVKEKEGPTANESFKSREFISSEESSSESDRGKTRKRKGSDDEEEITSTPPSSEESGSD
- the ssrp1b gene encoding FACT complex subunit SSRP1 isoform X1, producing the protein MTDTLEFNEIYQEVKGSWNDGRLRFSKQTVVYKNSKTGKVDSISVPELAHAQWRRVCLGHGIKLSTSAGHVYKYDGFKDTDFEKISEYFKANYKVELIEKDMCVKGWNWGTAKFNGPLLSFEVSDSPVFEIPLSSVSQCATGKNEVTLEFHQNDDTEVSLMEVRFYVPPTTGDDGADSVEAFAQNVLSKADVIQATGDAVCIFRELQCLTPRGRYDIRIYPTFLHLHGKTFDYKIPYTTVLRLFLLPHKDQRQMFFVISLDPPIKQGQTRYHFLILLFSKEEDINLTLNMSEEEVERRFEGKLSKNMSGSLYEMVSRVMKALVNRKITVPGNFQGHSGAQCITCSYKASSGLLYPLERGFIYVHKPPVHLRFEEISCVNFARGTTTTRSFDFEIETKQGNQYTFSSIEREEYGKLFDFVNAKKLSIKNRGFKEKKGMKTNEDMYSDSDDDQHDAYLERMKQEGKIREEANDSDDSEAGSDESFNPGEEDDDIAEEYDSKASASGSSGDADSDDDRKKKPVKKAKVVKERKPRKKEKKMKDSNAPKRPMSAYMLWLNSNREHIKSENPGISVTEISKKAGEMWKQLNKDKKEEWDEKAEEAKREYERAMKQYRESGGGSSFSSKRERKKGRKWEERKLKGRSAAVKEKEGPTANESFKSREFISSEESSSESDRGKTRKRKGSDDEEEITSTPPSSEESGSD
- the pold4 gene encoding DNA polymerase delta subunit 4, whose amino-acid sequence is MTAKRGLITDTFKVVKKTKREDRRDKKPPPPPTADPEPPCLSERETDLQDLKDFDLDWRFGPCTGISRMKRWERAALHMLNPPQMIKDILLKESTDPDYSESLWHSYPL